One part of the Olleya sp. YS genome encodes these proteins:
- a CDS encoding ATP-binding cassette domain-containing protein, producing the protein MSNTVLELKDASIFQGDSLVLSDVNLEVNKGDFVYLIGKTGSGKSSFMKTLYGDLKLTKGEGHIVDFDLPTLKEKDIPFLRRKLGIVFQDFKLLTDRTINDNLLFVLKATGWKDKAKMNERVASVLKKVAMETKGFKFPHELSGGEQQRIAIARALLNDPELILADEPTGNLDPQTSIEVMEVLQDINKNGNTILMATHDYALLLKYPSKTLKCDDNKVFEVVQRKTN; encoded by the coding sequence ATGTCAAATACTGTTTTAGAATTAAAAGACGCCTCTATATTTCAAGGTGATAGCCTAGTACTATCTGACGTTAATTTAGAGGTTAATAAAGGTGATTTTGTGTATTTAATTGGTAAAACAGGTTCTGGAAAAAGTAGTTTTATGAAAACACTTTATGGTGATTTAAAGTTGACAAAAGGTGAAGGTCATATTGTTGATTTTGATTTACCAACTTTAAAAGAAAAAGATATTCCGTTTTTACGTAGGAAGCTAGGTATTGTATTTCAAGATTTTAAACTGCTTACCGATAGAACGATAAACGACAATTTATTATTTGTACTGAAAGCTACAGGTTGGAAAGACAAAGCAAAAATGAATGAACGTGTTGCTTCTGTTTTAAAAAAAGTAGCTATGGAAACTAAAGGTTTTAAATTTCCACATGAATTATCTGGTGGAGAGCAACAACGTATTGCCATAGCACGTGCTTTATTAAATGATCCTGAATTAATCTTAGCTGATGAACCTACTGGTAACTTAGATCCTCAGACTAGCATTGAGGTTATGGAAGTACTACAGGATATTAATAAAAATGGTAATACTATTTTAATGGCAACTCATGATTATGCTTTACTATTAAAGTATCCAAGCAAAACTTTAAAATGTGATGACAATAAGGTTTTTGAGGTTGTACAACGTAAAACCAATTAA
- a CDS encoding glycosyltransferase family 2 protein — protein MLSVLIPTYNYDVTKLVSALHKQLIASTIAFEIIIFDDGSKTEIAKENQKLNTLNFVTFKVNPENVGLSNNRNLLANTASYNYILFIDGDSLVIDPDYISNYLEAITAETAIIYGGRIHPKQVSKQRKLRWKYGTHREDLTAKQREQNPYKRMFCNNTLMTKAIFNTIGFEKTLTQYGHEDTLFAYKASQLQTKVLHIDNPILHGDVDFSSVFLKKTKNGLQNLDYIYNSNLIDYHFIPFLVYFTKLKQWKLNYILAASYYLISPLIKLNLTSKRPSLFLFDLFRISYFCHINLKT, from the coding sequence ATGCTATCTGTTTTAATACCGACTTACAATTACGATGTCACCAAGTTGGTATCTGCCTTACATAAGCAATTAATAGCGTCTACAATTGCTTTTGAAATCATTATTTTTGATGATGGCTCTAAAACAGAAATAGCCAAAGAAAACCAAAAGCTTAACACACTAAACTTTGTTACTTTTAAAGTAAACCCTGAAAATGTGGGCTTAAGTAACAACAGGAATCTGTTAGCCAATACCGCTTCATACAATTATATACTTTTTATTGATGGTGATTCCTTAGTAATTGATCCAGATTATATTAGTAATTATCTTGAAGCAATAACTGCAGAAACTGCTATAATTTATGGTGGACGTATTCATCCAAAACAAGTTTCTAAACAAAGAAAATTACGTTGGAAATACGGTACACATCGGGAAGATTTGACTGCCAAACAAAGAGAGCAAAACCCATACAAACGCATGTTTTGTAATAATACATTAATGACTAAAGCTATCTTTAACACCATTGGTTTTGAAAAAACGTTAACCCAATATGGTCATGAGGACACTTTATTTGCTTATAAAGCCAGTCAATTACAAACTAAGGTGTTACATATTGATAATCCTATTTTACATGGTGATGTCGATTTTAGTTCTGTGTTTTTAAAAAAGACAAAAAACGGATTGCAGAATTTAGATTATATCTATAATTCAAATTTGATTGACTATCATTTTATTCCGTTTTTAGTATACTTTACTAAGCTAAAACAGTGGAAACTTAATTATATCTTAGCAGCTAGTTATTATCTGATTAGTCCTTTAATAAAACTAAATTTGACTTCCAAACGACCTTCTCTATTTTTATTTGATTTGTTTAGAATTAGCTACTTTTGTCATATCAACTTAAAAACATGA
- a CDS encoding glycosyltransferase family 2 protein, with protein MSCFFSVVIPLYNKEKYILNTLTSVLNQTFQDFEIIIIDDGSTDDSVEIIETIVDHRITLIKQPNQGASIARNNAIKASKSQYIATLDADDIWENNHLQALKACIESIENAVLYCTNYKIKRLGGLITPAAFNFDYQDHCLIIQDFFKANTINFIPTSSSVAFKKEDFLKLNGYNTNLRTGQDIDLWIKFGLLGKVAFNPKITMTYNLYDTLSLSNSTFNDDRYLLINNYKTEEYDNPSLKHYLDINRYALAIRYKLNNDEYNFKKIKGEIDYSNLNSKQKLLLKLPKTVLNILKNIQHFLIKNNIYLSAFK; from the coding sequence ATGAGCTGTTTCTTCTCTGTAGTCATTCCGCTTTATAATAAAGAAAAATACATTTTAAACACCTTAACATCTGTTTTAAATCAGACGTTTCAAGATTTTGAAATCATTATCATTGATGATGGTTCAACAGATGACAGTGTAGAGATTATTGAGACTATAGTTGACCACAGAATTACCTTAATTAAACAACCTAATCAAGGCGCCTCAATTGCTAGAAATAATGCGATTAAGGCTTCAAAAAGTCAGTACATCGCTACTCTTGATGCAGATGATATTTGGGAAAACAATCACTTACAAGCACTTAAAGCGTGTATAGAAAGTATTGAAAACGCTGTTTTATATTGTACTAATTATAAAATAAAAAGACTTGGTGGATTGATTACTCCTGCTGCATTTAATTTTGATTATCAAGATCATTGCTTGATTATTCAAGATTTTTTTAAAGCTAACACCATTAATTTTATACCTACATCGTCTTCAGTTGCCTTTAAAAAAGAAGATTTTTTAAAACTCAATGGTTATAACACAAATTTAAGAACAGGTCAAGATATTGATTTATGGATTAAATTTGGACTACTAGGCAAAGTAGCTTTTAATCCTAAAATCACAATGACTTATAACCTATATGACACTTTAAGTTTATCCAATAGTACATTTAATGACGATAGGTATCTACTAATAAATAATTACAAAACTGAAGAGTATGATAACCCCTCTTTAAAGCATTATTTGGATATTAACAGATATGCATTGGCTATTAGATACAAGCTAAATAATGATGAGTATAACTTTAAAAAAATAAAAGGAGAAATTGATTATAGCAATCTAAACAGCAAACAAAAACTACTGTTAAAGCTACCAAAAACTGTTTTGAATATTCTTAAGAACATTCAGCACTTTTTAATTAAAAACAATATTTATTTATCGGCTTTTAAATAG
- a CDS encoding FdtA/QdtA family cupin domain-containing protein gives MIKIIEIPKIKDPEGRGNLSVVEKDIVPFDIKRVYYLYDVPSDAYRGGHAHKALYQFLIPLSGSFDVILKDGTNINSVTLNKPNKGLLIVPGIWRELENFSSGAVCLVLASEVYDEADYIRDYNAFKLFKSR, from the coding sequence GTGATTAAAATAATTGAAATTCCAAAAATCAAAGACCCAGAAGGAAGAGGTAATTTATCTGTAGTAGAGAAGGATATTGTACCCTTCGATATTAAGCGAGTGTACTATTTGTATGACGTACCAAGTGATGCTTACAGAGGTGGTCATGCACACAAAGCGTTATACCAGTTTCTGATACCTTTAAGTGGAAGTTTTGATGTTATTTTAAAAGATGGTACTAATATAAATTCGGTAACGCTAAATAAGCCAAATAAAGGATTATTAATTGTTCCTGGTATTTGGAGAGAACTGGAAAATTTTTCTTCTGGAGCTGTCTGTTTAGTTTTAGCTTCAGAGGTTTATGACGAAGCCGATTATATTAGAGATTATAATGCATTCAAGCTATTTAAAAGCCGATAA